Proteins encoded together in one Carya illinoinensis cultivar Pawnee chromosome 3, C.illinoinensisPawnee_v1, whole genome shotgun sequence window:
- the LOC122305260 gene encoding 3-ketoacyl-CoA synthase 2-like, producing the protein MFGRFTMILDHNLGSFQLARLLCLASLIYLLSNIIFFITKRSPKVFLLDFACYKPPLTQMCSKEKFIERFKIYGNSNEASIEFMRKLLRKSGLGEKTYMPSNLLRDPPDLCREETMREVETVMFGAVDLLLEKTGVNVKEIGIVIATTSNLNVVPSLADMVVHRYKLGQNVLVYNFTTMGCSSGLRAVGLAQKLLQVHPNTYALLVSPENAKQTIYKGNEKSKLFINFPFRVGGAAILLSNRSSDHDKAKYELIHSVHTQTASSDRSYKSIFDEEDSEGIWGVTISRDLLAVAIEVVEANIRALGSLVLPLSEKIRYLTNYFIRYFNIADVKPYIPNFKKAIEHVFPHVGTKPILDEFEKNLGFKEADVEASRMNLFRFGNTCSCSVWYALSYGEAKGRIKKGDRLWQIAFGSGFKCSSAVWRALRTVGGDERNPWKDEIDEFPVDVKNIQTYSKLFERPKRNEDGTLGSMDS; encoded by the exons ATGTTTGGACGTTTCACTATGATTTTAGATCATAATCTGGGAAGTTTCCAGCTTGCACGACTTCTGTGCTTAGCCTCCCTGATTTATCTCttgtcaaatattatatttttcatcaCCAAACGTTCACCCAAAGTTTTCTTACTAGATTTTGCTTGTTACAAGCCTCCACTCACTCAGATGTGCAGCAAAGAAAAGTTCATAGAAAGGTTTAAGATATATGGGAACTCAAACGAGGCCAGTATAGAGTTCATGAGGAAACTGTTGAGGAAATCAGGATTGGGTGAGAAGACATACATGCCATCGAATCTGCTGAGGGATCCTCCGGATCTGTGCAGAGAAGAGACGATGAGAGAGGTTGAGACAGTGATGTTTGGCGCAGTGGATTTGTTACTGGAAAAGACGGGAGTGAATGTTAAGGAAATAGGGATAGTAATAGCCACAACTAGTAATCTTAACGTTGTACCGTCTCTTGCTGACATGGTAGTTCATAGGTATAAGCTTGGACAGAATGTTCTGGTCTACAATTTTACGACAATGGGATGCAGTTCTGGACTTAGAGCAGTAGGCCTCGCCCAAAAGCTACTCCAG GTGCACCCTAATACATATGCCCTTTTGGTTAGTCCAGAGAACGCTAAGCAAACAATCTACAAAGGCAACGAGAAGTCCAAACTCTTCATAAATTTCCCATTTCGTGTCGGTGGGGCCGCCATTCTTCTTTCAAACCGGTCGTCCGATCATGACAAAGCAAAGTACGAGCTTATCCACTCTGTCCACACCCAAACTGCTAGTTCCGACCGTTCCTACAAGAGCATTTTCGACGAAGAAGACTCCGAAGGAATATGGGGTGTCACCATAAGCAGAGATCTCTTAGCGGTGGCCATTGAGGTTGTCGAAGCCAACATCCGTGCACTTGGTTCCCTCGTCCTTCCCTTATCTGAGAAAATCAGATAcctcacaaactattttatcagATACTTTAACATCGCCGATGTTAAACCCTACATCCCAAACTTCAAGAAAGCAATAGAGCACGTGTTCCCACATGTCGGCACAAAACCTATTCTGGACGAGTTTGAGAAAAACCTAGGGTTCAAGGAGGCTGACGTCGAAGCTTCGAGGATGAACTTGTTCAGGTTTGGGAACACTTGCAGCTGCTCTGTTTGGTATGCGCTGTCTTACGGGGAGGCTAAGGGGAGGATAAAGAAGGGAGACCGCTTGTGGCAGATTGCATTCGGGTCTGGATTCAAGTGCAGCAGTGCAGTTTGGCGTGCTTTGAGGACTGTTGGTGGTGACGAGAGGAACCCGTGGAAGGATGAGATCGATGAGTTTCCGGTGGACGTGAAGAACATTCAAACTTATTCCAAGTTATTTGAACGACCAAAAAGAAACGAAGACGGGACTTTGGGATCCATGGATTCATAA